Proteins from a single region of Sneathiella aquimaris:
- the eda gene encoding bifunctional 4-hydroxy-2-oxoglutarate aldolase/2-dehydro-3-deoxy-phosphogluconate aldolase has protein sequence MRTQVSKLIGAAKVIPVLVIDDLDTAVPLAHCLVENGLPVLEITLRTQTALGAIERICNEVEGAIVGAGTILGADDLAAARKAGAVFGVSPGMTHELLDSLKQSDLPFLPGAATASEVMALRDAGFKEQKLFPAEVVGGTSFIKSVGGPVQDVSFCPTGGIRYDNMEQYLTLPNVMAIGGTWIAPKELLLRKEWETIGSLAFEASIKAASFAG, from the coding sequence ATGCGTACTCAAGTTTCTAAACTGATCGGTGCGGCAAAAGTCATACCGGTGTTGGTGATCGATGATCTGGATACGGCCGTGCCTCTTGCCCACTGCCTTGTAGAGAACGGATTGCCGGTTTTGGAGATTACCTTGCGTACGCAGACGGCCCTCGGTGCGATAGAACGGATCTGTAACGAGGTCGAAGGCGCCATTGTTGGTGCAGGAACGATCCTCGGTGCAGATGATCTGGCAGCGGCCCGAAAAGCAGGGGCTGTTTTTGGTGTGTCCCCCGGGATGACCCACGAATTGCTGGACAGCCTGAAGCAGTCAGATCTGCCGTTTTTGCCCGGTGCCGCGACGGCCAGTGAGGTGATGGCCTTGCGCGACGCTGGATTTAAGGAACAAAAGCTGTTCCCTGCCGAAGTGGTTGGCGGTACGTCCTTTATCAAATCCGTGGGCGGGCCTGTTCAGGATGTGTCCTTTTGCCCGACAGGGGGCATCCGGTATGATAATATGGAACAATATCTGACATTGCCTAATGTGATGGCGATTGGCGGAACCTGGATTGCGCCAAAAGAACTATTGCTGCGCAAAGAATGGGAAACCATTGGAAGTCTGGCCTTTGAAGCCTCAATCAAGGCGGCCTCCTTCGCAGGATGA
- a CDS encoding FAD binding domain-containing protein — protein MYATHYHRPATLNDAETVLAQRDDPQILAGGQTLIPTLKQRLAAPTDLIDLRHIPDLSFIRDKGDRIEIGAMTLHREVAASSIIRQYLPGLAFLAGKIGDPLIRNMGTLGGSIANNDPAADYPAGLLGSGATVHTNKRTLHADDFFEDLFETALQDTEIVTSVSFPKPAFCGYRKFANPISRYALVGVFLARFGDARVRIAVTGAGSNGVFRLTEAEERLAGTFSIKALKDFAPSPDNLMSDLHGQADYRAHLIKSLTQKLVCAAR, from the coding sequence ATGTATGCAACACACTACCATCGCCCTGCGACCTTGAACGACGCCGAAACAGTGTTGGCGCAACGGGATGATCCACAAATTCTGGCAGGCGGCCAGACCCTTATCCCAACCCTGAAACAACGGCTTGCTGCACCAACTGACCTTATTGATCTTCGGCATATCCCTGACCTTTCTTTCATTCGGGACAAGGGCGACAGGATCGAAATTGGCGCCATGACGCTTCATCGGGAGGTTGCGGCTTCATCGATCATCCGTCAATATTTACCCGGCCTTGCGTTTCTGGCTGGTAAAATCGGGGATCCGCTCATCCGCAATATGGGAACCCTCGGCGGGTCAATCGCGAACAATGATCCTGCCGCGGATTATCCGGCGGGCCTGTTAGGGTCAGGTGCTACGGTTCACACCAACAAACGTACCCTTCATGCAGACGATTTTTTTGAAGATCTGTTTGAAACGGCCCTGCAGGATACTGAAATTGTCACCTCTGTCAGTTTTCCAAAACCAGCCTTTTGCGGCTACCGAAAATTTGCCAATCCCATATCCCGCTATGCCCTGGTCGGGGTTTTTCTTGCAAGATTCGGCGACGCCAGGGTCCGAATAGCTGTAACCGGGGCCGGTAGCAACGGTGTTTTCAGGCTTACCGAAGCCGAAGAAAGGTTAGCCGGAACCTTCAGCATTAAGGCGCTGAAAGATTTCGCACCCAGCCCGGATAATCTGATGAGCGACCTACACGGACAGGCCGATTACAGGGCGCATCTGATTAAATCGCTCACACAGAAACTTGTTTGCGCCGCCAGGTAA
- a CDS encoding methyl-accepting chemotaxis protein, with amino-acid sequence MKKKQASTGKPVYTKFGIGYRLVAAFSAVTLLTVLISIFGWFSLDVLTNAQDKTAKHDIPSIALALKLANDATEISAIAPRLGSVSSDQERQQVVVTLNAAIAQANSRLGELNGFIEDNDSLRAISQNLLQLEPLLENLDGSVKGRLYFAELRKEKLKQLEEFRSILDKGIGSLLFPTRMKLFNAADGWEELLEESIETALTGKQPEYDTEPLKQAATEAMTGQEAVFRVQSSGYLLISLLAEGALAENPETVEKLMTQFLSSISSMATPLSKIGTEKNKKFVAKFDELFENLLTIGSRGSDEEVIFTIRIRELGAAKNAEEILAKSRDLAETLTKNVNAFVASIESDIQQVNEENHVLAENTKVSLAVAALISVLVAIAIAWFYIARNIVKRLLMMVDSARKLSEGDLESSIYREGNDEIARLGFAIVGFRDSAREAKAARIQEEQERVRREAEKEQQRQEQIENDRRLNEEKERLTEEAEAKKVEELNRLADEFEGSVKHLVESFSAATTDMNTISGSMSGSAEQTSSLTQTVASASQISSSSINAVASAAEELTSSISEISQQVGQAASIAGDAVTEAERSNVMITSLNEAAAKIGDVVELISDIAEQTNLLALNATIEAARAGDAGKGFAVVASEVKNLATQTAKATEEITSQIKSVQQETGNAVLAIGGISSTISRISEINTTISAAVEEQGAATNEISRSVQKAADSANEVSENINTVNETASKTGSSATEVQGVAQKLAQEAGNLQEEVDRFLKQVRAG; translated from the coding sequence ATGAAAAAGAAACAGGCATCCACTGGTAAGCCGGTTTATACAAAATTCGGCATTGGATATCGGTTGGTTGCTGCCTTTTCTGCAGTTACGCTCCTAACCGTGCTGATTAGTATTTTTGGCTGGTTTAGCCTTGATGTTCTGACAAATGCGCAGGATAAAACGGCCAAGCATGATATTCCGTCGATAGCGTTGGCTTTGAAGCTTGCAAATGATGCCACAGAAATTTCTGCTATTGCACCTCGCCTGGGTTCAGTTTCATCAGATCAGGAACGTCAGCAGGTCGTGGTGACCCTGAATGCCGCCATTGCACAGGCAAATTCACGGCTGGGGGAATTGAACGGCTTCATTGAAGACAATGACTCTCTGCGAGCTATTTCTCAAAACCTGCTGCAATTGGAGCCGCTACTGGAAAATCTGGATGGTAGCGTGAAAGGCCGGCTCTATTTTGCAGAGCTTCGAAAAGAAAAACTGAAGCAACTGGAAGAATTTCGCAGTATTCTGGACAAAGGTATTGGATCCCTGCTGTTCCCAACCCGTATGAAGTTATTCAATGCGGCCGATGGGTGGGAAGAGTTGCTTGAAGAATCCATTGAAACCGCATTGACCGGCAAACAGCCCGAATATGATACCGAGCCCTTAAAGCAGGCAGCCACGGAAGCCATGACCGGTCAGGAAGCCGTTTTCCGTGTTCAGTCATCCGGTTATCTGCTGATCAGCCTGCTGGCTGAAGGGGCTTTGGCTGAAAATCCTGAAACAGTCGAGAAACTGATGACGCAATTCCTGTCGTCTATTTCCAGTATGGCAACCCCGCTGTCAAAAATTGGTACCGAGAAGAACAAGAAATTTGTCGCCAAGTTTGATGAACTTTTTGAAAATCTTTTGACAATTGGATCCCGTGGTTCCGATGAGGAAGTCATTTTTACCATCCGGATCAGAGAATTAGGTGCGGCAAAAAATGCAGAAGAAATACTGGCAAAAAGTCGGGATCTTGCTGAAACCCTGACAAAGAATGTAAATGCATTTGTTGCGTCCATTGAAAGTGATATTCAGCAGGTGAATGAGGAAAATCACGTTCTGGCAGAAAACACCAAGGTTTCCCTGGCGGTGGCTGCGTTGATTTCTGTTTTGGTCGCGATCGCGATCGCCTGGTTCTATATTGCCCGCAATATTGTGAAACGTCTTCTGATGATGGTTGATTCAGCCCGTAAGTTGTCCGAGGGAGATCTGGAATCCAGTATCTACCGCGAGGGGAATGACGAGATTGCGCGCCTTGGCTTTGCCATTGTGGGCTTCCGGGATTCTGCGCGGGAGGCTAAAGCCGCCCGTATTCAGGAAGAGCAGGAGCGCGTTCGCCGCGAAGCTGAGAAGGAACAGCAACGTCAGGAGCAGATCGAAAATGATCGACGCCTGAACGAAGAAAAAGAACGCCTGACAGAAGAAGCGGAAGCCAAGAAGGTTGAAGAGCTCAATCGATTGGCGGACGAATTTGAAGGCAGTGTTAAACATCTGGTGGAAAGCTTCTCTGCCGCAACAACCGATATGAACACGATCTCCGGTTCCATGAGTGGATCCGCAGAACAGACATCCTCCCTGACACAGACGGTCGCGTCTGCGTCACAGATTTCCAGCAGCAGTATTAATGCTGTTGCCTCGGCTGCCGAAGAATTGACTTCGTCGATTTCGGAAATCAGTCAACAGGTTGGGCAGGCAGCGTCAATTGCCGGGGACGCGGTAACCGAAGCAGAGCGCTCCAACGTTATGATAACAAGTCTGAATGAAGCGGCTGCCAAAATCGGGGATGTTGTCGAATTGATCAGTGATATTGCCGAGCAAACCAACCTTCTGGCGTTGAACGCGACGATCGAAGCGGCCCGCGCAGGAGATGCGGGTAAAGGCTTTGCCGTGGTTGCGAGTGAAGTGAAAAATCTGGCAACACAGACCGCAAAGGCAACGGAAGAAATCACCAGTCAGATCAAATCCGTTCAGCAGGAAACAGGAAACGCTGTTCTTGCAATTGGCGGGATCAGTTCAACGATCAGCCGGATCAGTGAAATCAACACCACAATTTCGGCTGCTGTGGAAGAGCAAGGGGCGGCGACCAACGAAATCAGCCGCAGTGTTCAAAAAGCAGCGGACAGCGCGAATGAAGTGTCTGAAAATATCAACACGGTGAACGAGACAGCCAGTAAAACGGGAAGCTCTGCGACGGAAGTTCAGGGTGTCGCCCAGAAACTGGCCCAGGAGGCAGGAAACCTTCAGGAAGAAGTCGACCGTTTCCTCAAGCAGGTTCGAGCCGGATAG
- a CDS encoding (2Fe-2S)-binding protein, translating into MDEDPSSPISMTVNTVKVKAEVSDRMLLSDFIRQYLNLTGTHVGCDTSQCGACVVHLNGHAVKSCSLLAQQADGATLTTIEGIGSEANPHPMQKAFQEKHGLQCGFCTPGMIMTALDICNRHPGPLDDGIIKEELEGNICRCTGYLSIIEAIKCGTDQHKNTDRET; encoded by the coding sequence ATGGATGAGGATCCGTCAAGCCCGATTTCCATGACCGTCAATACGGTAAAGGTCAAGGCAGAGGTTAGCGATCGAATGCTTTTGTCGGACTTCATCCGTCAATATCTGAACCTCACAGGAACCCATGTGGGATGTGATACGTCGCAGTGCGGTGCCTGTGTTGTTCACCTGAACGGTCATGCAGTAAAATCCTGTTCCCTTTTAGCCCAGCAGGCCGACGGCGCGACACTCACCACCATCGAAGGCATTGGCTCAGAGGCAAACCCGCACCCTATGCAAAAAGCCTTTCAGGAAAAACACGGACTTCAATGCGGGTTTTGTACCCCGGGCATGATCATGACAGCACTGGATATCTGCAACCGTCATCCCGGCCCGCTGGACGATGGGATTATCAAAGAAGAACTGGAGGGGAATATCTGCAGATGCACCGGTTACCTTTCAATTATCGAAGCAATTAAATGCGGCACGGATCAACACAAAAACACAGATCGCGAAACCTGA
- a CDS encoding SRPBCC family protein — MEMSEEYLLPAPREAVWQALNDAEILKSCIPGCQELEKLSDTEFTAVVTAKIGPVKAKFKGAVELCDLCPPDSYRITGQGSGGIAGFAKGDATVILADAEDGKTLLKYQVNAAIGGKLAQLGQRLVASTSRKMATQFFNSFEEQFHQETALENADG; from the coding sequence ATGGAAATGTCAGAAGAATATCTGCTGCCAGCCCCTCGTGAAGCGGTCTGGCAGGCACTAAATGACGCGGAAATTCTTAAATCCTGTATTCCCGGATGTCAGGAACTTGAGAAGCTTTCAGACACGGAATTCACCGCCGTTGTAACCGCCAAAATCGGCCCGGTAAAAGCAAAATTCAAGGGCGCCGTAGAGCTTTGCGATCTGTGTCCTCCAGACTCTTATCGGATCACCGGTCAGGGAAGTGGCGGGATAGCCGGATTTGCCAAAGGGGATGCAACGGTCATCCTCGCCGATGCCGAGGATGGAAAAACTCTTCTCAAATATCAGGTAAATGCGGCTATTGGCGGAAAGCTTGCACAGCTGGGCCAGCGACTTGTGGCCTCCACCTCCAGGAAAATGGCCACTCAGTTTTTCAACAGCTTTGAAGAACAGTTTCACCAAGAGACTGCCTTGGAAAACGCCGATGGATGA
- a CDS encoding dihydrodipicolinate synthase family protein, whose product MKYTKSDAKAYARQNMKGIWAAALTPFKADGSIDEDAFQNNICHWVEDLDIEGLFIAGKQGEFFSMTLEERKRTFDLAVAATNGRAGTIMSCSDQNMDVVLDLAQHAQENGADYIVVHAPILHFVKDQDEIVYNYYKYISDRVDIGIAMWSHPDSGYLMSPELCNRIADLPNIIAIKYSVPRDMYVELSKLAGDKILVSTASEEEWLDNIIELNWQLYLCSSPPYLLQTKNDRRMHDYTQLAFAGKFEEARKVRDSLNPVRDALKNTRPGGKPQSHQKYWQDLLGQTGGFVRRPMIELTEDEKTATRTAFEQCGLKR is encoded by the coding sequence ATGAAATATACCAAATCAGACGCAAAAGCCTATGCCCGCCAGAACATGAAGGGCATCTGGGCGGCGGCCCTGACCCCTTTTAAGGCCGATGGCAGTATCGATGAAGACGCGTTCCAGAACAATATTTGCCATTGGGTGGAGGATCTGGACATCGAAGGATTGTTTATCGCTGGCAAGCAGGGTGAATTTTTCTCGATGACCCTGGAAGAAAGAAAGCGCACGTTTGATCTGGCCGTGGCAGCAACCAATGGACGGGCAGGAACCATCATGTCCTGCTCAGACCAGAATATGGATGTGGTTCTGGATCTGGCCCAGCATGCACAGGAAAATGGCGCGGACTATATTGTGGTTCATGCCCCCATCCTGCATTTCGTCAAGGATCAGGACGAAATCGTCTATAACTATTACAAATATATCAGCGACCGGGTCGATATTGGTATTGCCATGTGGAGCCACCCTGACAGTGGGTATCTGATGAGCCCGGAACTCTGCAACCGCATTGCTGATCTTCCTAATATCATTGCTATTAAATACAGCGTTCCGCGGGATATGTATGTTGAGCTCAGCAAGCTTGCGGGTGACAAAATCCTTGTCAGCACGGCATCAGAAGAAGAATGGCTCGACAATATTATCGAATTGAACTGGCAGCTTTACCTTTGTTCCTCGCCGCCATACCTTCTTCAAACCAAGAACGATCGCCGGATGCATGACTACACGCAGTTGGCCTTTGCCGGCAAATTTGAGGAAGCCCGCAAAGTCCGCGACAGTCTGAATCCGGTGCGAGATGCGCTTAAAAATACCCGCCCCGGCGGTAAACCGCAGTCCCATCAGAAATACTGGCAGGATCTTCTGGGTCAGACAGGCGGCTTTGTTCGCCGACCGATGATCGAACTGACCGAAGATGAAAAAACAGCGACCCGAACCGCTTTCGAGCAGTGTGGATTAAAACGTTAA
- a CDS encoding YigZ family protein, which produces MNIFSNVLSDRGSKYAVSGVPVKSRQEARQMLKSLKKDKKFAKATHNSWAVLLSEEGPVKNDDGEGGAGRIILQMLEGAALQDHMIIVTRWYGGVKLGGDRFRRVQDCVRYYLDQLK; this is translated from the coding sequence ATGAACATCTTTAGCAATGTCCTTTCCGATAGAGGCTCTAAATACGCCGTCTCTGGTGTGCCTGTAAAAAGCCGTCAGGAAGCCCGGCAAATGTTGAAGTCTTTAAAGAAAGACAAAAAATTTGCCAAGGCAACCCATAATAGCTGGGCCGTTCTTCTGTCTGAAGAGGGACCTGTTAAAAATGATGATGGGGAAGGCGGCGCGGGCCGGATTATTCTGCAAATGCTGGAAGGGGCTGCCTTGCAGGATCACATGATCATAGTCACGCGTTGGTACGGTGGGGTTAAGCTGGGCGGCGATCGTTTTCGGCGCGTTCAGGATTGCGTTCGATACTATCTGGATCAGTTGAAATAG